A window of Candidatus Gastranaerophilales bacterium contains these coding sequences:
- a CDS encoding metalloregulator ArsR/SmtB family transcription factor: MDNNVYLKKAEIFKALSNPVRIEIIDTLLDGEKCVCEIVKKLKKYEQPHISKSLAKLKSVGIIKMRKDGLNVYYSLKLGCISEFIGCLNSLFNK, from the coding sequence ATGGATAATAATGTATATCTAAAAAAAGCAGAAATTTTTAAAGCACTTTCAAATCCTGTACGAATAGAAATTATTGATACGTTACTAGACGGAGAAAAATGCGTCTGCGAAATTGTCAAGAAATTAAAAAAATATGAACAACCACATATTTCAAAAAGTTTAGCAAAATTAAAATCCGTAGGCATAATTAAAATGAGAAAAGATGGACTAAATGTTTACTATTCTCTAAAATTAGGTTGCATAAGTGAATTTATTGGATGTTTGAATTCTTTATTTAATAAATAA
- a CDS encoding glycosyltransferase family 2 protein translates to MQLNDMLEIIIVTYNRKEKIFSTLQQLLAESSPVKSLKITVLNNCSTDGTDKVIDTFSAKYNNIHHVIQPRNIGGCANIAYAYEIAKMPYVWVICDDDDFNWNHWDEIENAIYDGYDAVFTQHKSNLGVQLHNSLADVFYASTFVPACIYKTSHLTYTTVFNMYESCSILFSHSPIIAKIINEDGKIFLPQKAQLVSAGKDFTSNYKRYLRGLDEKYIPVDRIYLYWTPAYFSAISLIKNRKKQIEIIDGLRHGANSLFDFFKAKIYVNKIFYNNYFNNYYKIFRMLSFKQKIIFIYAYMATIGRLWGLDTRLLKLSEKSKWGAFFRYVKQQKYIDKLAKKYKGKKLLIYGAGLVFQCLVERYDLSNLDIVAVCDKKFKEETTVNNLRAIPVELLEKEKFDVVFMSLKYADGIASDIKKAGLKFKYEVIYNNKISFFHKLSL, encoded by the coding sequence ATGCAACTAAACGACATGTTAGAAATTATTATTGTTACATATAATCGAAAAGAAAAAATATTTTCTACCTTACAACAACTTTTAGCTGAATCTTCTCCTGTAAAATCCCTTAAAATTACTGTCTTAAACAATTGTTCAACAGATGGTACTGATAAGGTAATTGATACTTTTTCTGCTAAATATAATAATATTCATCATGTAATTCAACCAAGAAATATTGGGGGGTGTGCCAATATTGCTTATGCTTATGAAATAGCAAAAATGCCTTATGTTTGGGTGATTTGTGATGATGATGATTTCAATTGGAATCATTGGGACGAAATCGAAAATGCTATTTATGATGGGTATGATGCTGTTTTTACTCAACATAAATCAAATTTGGGTGTTCAACTTCATAATAGTCTTGCTGATGTCTTTTATGCTTCAACTTTTGTTCCCGCTTGTATATATAAAACTTCTCATTTAACTTATACCACGGTTTTTAATATGTATGAATCGTGCTCCATTCTGTTTTCTCATTCTCCTATTATTGCAAAAATAATTAATGAAGATGGCAAAATATTTCTTCCTCAAAAAGCTCAACTCGTTTCCGCAGGTAAGGATTTCACAAGTAATTATAAAAGATATTTGCGTGGGTTAGATGAAAAATATATACCTGTTGACAGGATTTATCTTTATTGGACGCCGGCTTATTTTTCAGCTATTTCTTTGATAAAAAACAGAAAAAAACAAATTGAAATTATTGATGGTTTGCGTCATGGTGCTAATAGTTTGTTCGACTTCTTTAAAGCAAAAATATATGTAAATAAAATATTTTATAATAATTACTTTAACAATTACTATAAAATTTTCAGAATGTTGTCGTTTAAACAAAAAATAATATTTATTTATGCTTATATGGCAACCATCGGGCGTTTGTGGGGTTTGGATACTCGTTTATTAAAATTATCTGAAAAATCTAAGTGGGGTGCTTTTTTTAGGTATGTAAAGCAGCAAAAATACATTGATAAATTGGCAAAAAAATATAAAGGTAAAAAGCTTTTAATTTATGGTGCCGGACTTGTCTTTCAATGCCTTGTTGAACGTTATGATTTAAGCAATCTTGATATAGTAGCAGTTTGTGATAAAAAATTTAAAGAAGAAACTACTGTTAATAATTTGCGTGCAATTCCTGTTGAGTTATTAGAAAAAGAAAAATTTGATGTTGTTTTTATGTCATTGAAATATGCTGATGGAATAGCAAGCGATATAAAAAAAGCCGGACTTAAATTTAAATATGAAGTAATTTATAATAACAAAATATCATTTTTTCATAAATTATCACTTTAA
- a CDS encoding DUF5986 family protein, with protein sequence MSTSLELGLVSENLKKEIGKCINVKGFIRNIKGEYDIEHYNNGASMFEWMLRYEKLHKISDIIENVNAYKLLSGIWNIPLLIDHKSNIAFIFMKENNLTRKRKEINNSKKINVTSVPKVRPPHYAQRLCDINKWISKQLFLCLGEIRTPFQVLQEVCPGIQEHEVPKDLRIVIVTFNSQGDDISKLSAGFYDNKLHQIYVEDWSEYIDTSSFDPLNNDSSRELIDQINNKAIELETSKDELTEFIDDNINDEEDEEQKSI encoded by the coding sequence ATGAGTACGTCTTTAGAATTGGGGTTAGTATCAGAAAATTTAAAAAAAGAAATCGGAAAATGTATCAATGTCAAAGGTTTTATTAGAAACATAAAAGGAGAATATGATATTGAGCATTATAACAATGGTGCATCAATGTTTGAGTGGATGTTGAGATATGAAAAACTACACAAAATTAGTGATATTATTGAAAATGTTAATGCTTATAAGTTACTCAGCGGCATTTGGAATATACCTCTTTTAATTGATCATAAAAGCAATATTGCTTTTATTTTTATGAAAGAAAATAATCTAACACGTAAAAGAAAAGAAATTAATAATTCAAAAAAAATTAATGTTACCTCAGTACCAAAAGTGAGACCACCTCATTACGCCCAACGTTTATGTGATATAAACAAATGGATATCAAAACAACTATTTTTATGTTTGGGAGAAATTAGAACGCCATTTCAAGTTTTACAAGAAGTATGTCCTGGAATTCAGGAACATGAGGTACCTAAAGATTTAAGGATTGTCATTGTGACTTTTAATTCACAAGGTGATGATATATCAAAACTCTCAGCGGGATTCTATGACAATAAATTACACCAAATATATGTAGAAGATTGGAGTGAGTATATAGACACAAGTTCATTTGATCCATTAAATAATGATTCGAGCAGAGAATTAATTGATCAAATTAATAATAAGGCAATAGAACTTGAAACTTCCAAAGATGAATTAACAGAGTTTATCGATGATAATATTAATGACGAGGAAGATGAAGAACAAAAGAGTATATAA
- a CDS encoding permease, translated as MFLKFADWFVYGVCGFNANTKFGSALHFFVYDVLKILFLLFTIITIIAFLRGQIDNVKFRNYIEKQPKFIAHFFAAVFGAITPFCSCSSIPVFIGFIEAGLPFGVAMTFLITSPMINEIAILVLAGIIGIKLTALYLITGLSVGIAGGYLMEKLGFKKYLQDYLFKLKPCGCTCSGEDTEKLSLKERIFASMTYAKDLMSKIWLFVLLGVGVGAGLHGYVPSEFFIKYLGADNLFAVPIAVLAGIPLYADATTIIPIAQVLIQKGAAIGTVLVFMMATTGLSLPEMIIISRVMKKELIIRFILFMFITFVFVGYFYNLVIYI; from the coding sequence ATGTTTTTAAAATTCGCTGATTGGTTTGTATATGGGGTTTGTGGTTTTAATGCCAATACAAAATTCGGTTCAGCCTTGCATTTTTTCGTTTATGATGTTTTAAAGATTTTGTTTTTATTATTTACGATAATCACGATTATAGCATTTTTGCGTGGACAAATTGATAATGTTAAATTTAGAAACTATATTGAAAAACAACCGAAATTTATAGCACATTTTTTTGCTGCAGTATTTGGTGCAATAACTCCATTTTGCTCGTGTTCTTCAATTCCTGTTTTTATAGGTTTTATTGAAGCAGGGCTTCCTTTTGGAGTTGCAATGACTTTTTTGATAACGTCTCCTATGATTAATGAAATTGCAATTTTAGTTTTGGCAGGTATTATAGGCATTAAACTAACTGCATTATATCTTATTACCGGACTTTCTGTTGGTATTGCCGGTGGATATTTAATGGAAAAATTAGGTTTTAAAAAATATCTTCAAGATTATTTGTTTAAACTAAAACCTTGTGGGTGCACTTGTTCTGGTGAAGATACTGAAAAATTATCATTAAAAGAGAGAATTTTTGCTTCTATGACATACGCCAAAGATTTGATGTCAAAGATTTGGCTTTTTGTTTTACTTGGTGTTGGCGTAGGTGCAGGGCTTCATGGGTACGTTCCGAGCGAGTTTTTCATTAAATATTTAGGTGCAGACAATCTTTTTGCAGTTCCCATTGCTGTTTTAGCCGGAATTCCTCTTTATGCTGATGCGACAACAATTATCCCGATTGCTCAAGTCTTAATTCAAAAAGGTGCTGCAATTGGTACTGTTCTTGTATTTATGATGGCTACAACAGGGCTTTCTTTACCCGAAATGATAATAATTTCAAGGGTTATGAAAAAAGAACTCATTATTCGATTTATCCTTTTTATGTTTATAACTTTTGTTTTCGTGGGATATTTCTACAATTTGGTTATTTATATCTAA
- a CDS encoding ATP-binding protein, whose product MEEIIELISNKQETKNCDFKDSFSWTDLDRNHQCEIIKDIIAMANTKDGGQIVIGIEDRTWIIKGLSKEQLKSYDVTQINNLLHEYTDPKHSCTIKQVQIEDKELIVIEVPEFTEDIIITKKDSSCIQRGRIYIRTDAASSEMVPSNHEMRELIGRAITKKGDNLLSSIHTLIKGKPIDKEIESYDKDREDANDYLKNHYQDKFDSLGYYELISYPLENKRERFKINELEKIINNSLVHLRGRTFPTLANFYITNNGGCSYFNSDSYGYYTRYYFAQNGLMLSQEVIRTYEKDEQAMQGTHTIDYIDVIYTITEYILFLKRLYEVICPNENISIILKLHKTKDRLLTSFSPYVLVRGDYISKINVIEIKKQFNEVELRASYKDIIVEFCRELFVRFQMHIFSDNEIIRWVNELLKENK is encoded by the coding sequence ATGGAAGAAATAATTGAATTAATTTCAAACAAACAAGAAACAAAAAATTGTGATTTTAAAGATAGTTTTTCATGGACTGATTTAGACAGAAACCATCAATGCGAGATAATAAAAGATATTATTGCAATGGCTAATACTAAGGATGGTGGACAGATTGTAATAGGTATTGAGGATAGAACTTGGATTATTAAGGGGTTATCTAAAGAACAGTTAAAATCTTATGATGTAACACAAATAAATAATTTATTACATGAGTATACTGATCCTAAACATTCTTGCACTATAAAACAAGTACAAATAGAAGATAAAGAACTAATTGTTATTGAAGTTCCCGAATTTACAGAAGATATCATTATCACAAAAAAGGATTCTTCTTGCATTCAAAGAGGTAGGATTTACATAAGAACAGATGCAGCTTCAAGTGAAATGGTTCCCTCAAATCATGAAATGAGGGAATTAATCGGCAGAGCGATTACTAAAAAAGGTGACAACCTACTATCAAGCATACATACGTTAATCAAAGGGAAACCTATTGATAAGGAGATAGAAAGTTATGATAAAGATAGAGAAGATGCAAATGACTATCTAAAAAATCATTACCAAGATAAATTTGACTCCTTGGGATATTATGAGTTGATTTCATACCCGTTGGAAAATAAAAGAGAAAGATTTAAGATAAATGAATTAGAAAAAATAATTAACAATTCTCTTGTTCATCTTCGAGGTCGTACATTTCCAACATTAGCTAATTTTTACATAACAAACAATGGTGGTTGTAGTTACTTTAATTCAGATAGTTATGGTTATTATACTAGGTATTATTTTGCTCAAAATGGATTAATGCTTTCACAAGAAGTCATTAGAACATATGAAAAAGATGAACAGGCGATGCAAGGAACTCACACTATTGACTACATTGACGTAATATACACAATAACTGAATATATATTATTCTTAAAACGCTTATATGAAGTTATTTGTCCTAATGAAAATATATCAATTATTCTAAAATTACACAAAACGAAAGATCGATTACTAACGAGTTTTTCTCCTTACGTTCTGGTTCGTGGAGATTATATTTCAAAAATTAATGTTATTGAGATAAAAAAACAATTTAATGAGGTTGAGTTAAGGGCATCATACAAAGATATTATCGTAGAATTTTGTAGAGAATTGTTTGTTAGATTTCAAATGCATATTTTTTCAGATAATGAAATAATACGTTGGGTTAACGAATTATTAAAAGAGAATAAGTAA
- a CDS encoding trypsin-like peptidase domain-containing protein — MAKTHKCNYTGYADDITFSTTLNVFPKELAIIDHLSNDYKIEIGNLLKNILLENGFELNEKKVRLQTKQQRQEVTGLIVNKKRNVKRSLIKQIRAMLHAWGKYGLQNAEKEYFLKYDKKQRNPDFEPPMFNNVVVGKIHFIKMIRGDRDPIYRKLLNKYNTLIMRDGITKKRYNLLPIDSIEEIQEKIWIIESEDEYGTKIIQGTAFSLVGYGLITCDHCIIDENETVIYKWYEVNKRHKIKVLKRNKDIDIAIFTLLEESIYEIPSFTQKDNPSYSHGTKLTIADFTQYGGNDTPNIRDARISGHKETSVTICMGDNLEDITVKRCKLDTPIIAGDSCGPILDKNNEVVGVAVTGADCWENTKETENYGVIPIQTINYLINNGLKTQNN; from the coding sequence TTGGCAAAAACTCATAAATGTAATTATACTGGATACGCTGATGATATTACTTTTTCTACAACATTAAATGTTTTTCCAAAAGAACTAGCTATCATTGACCACCTTTCTAATGATTACAAAATAGAAATAGGCAACTTGTTAAAAAATATTTTGTTAGAGAATGGATTTGAATTAAATGAAAAAAAGGTTCGTTTGCAAACTAAGCAACAACGGCAGGAAGTAACAGGTTTAATCGTAAATAAAAAAAGAAATGTAAAAAGGAGTCTAATCAAACAAATAAGGGCAATGTTACATGCTTGGGGAAAATATGGTTTGCAAAATGCGGAAAAAGAGTATTTTTTAAAGTATGATAAAAAACAGAGAAATCCTGACTTTGAGCCGCCTATGTTTAATAATGTTGTTGTTGGCAAAATACATTTTATAAAAATGATAAGAGGAGATAGAGATCCAATATATCGGAAGTTATTAAATAAATACAATACATTAATAATGAGAGATGGTATTACAAAAAAAAGGTATAATCTTTTACCTATTGATTCTATTGAAGAAATACAAGAAAAAATATGGATAATAGAAAGTGAAGACGAATATGGCACAAAAATAATTCAAGGCACAGCCTTTTCATTGGTTGGATATGGCTTAATTACTTGTGACCATTGCATTATAGATGAAAACGAAACTGTAATATACAAGTGGTATGAAGTTAATAAAAGACATAAAATTAAAGTATTAAAAAGGAATAAAGATATTGATATTGCTATATTTACTTTATTAGAGGAATCAATATATGAAATTCCATCATTTACTCAAAAAGACAATCCGTCGTATAGTCATGGCACCAAACTTACAATAGCCGACTTCACTCAATATGGAGGAAATGATACACCTAACATTCGCGATGCTAGAATTAGTGGTCATAAAGAAACCTCAGTAACAATCTGTATGGGAGATAATTTAGAAGATATTACAGTAAAAAGGTGCAAGCTTGATACTCCTATAATTGCTGGGGATAGTTGTGGTCCTATTCTTGATAAAAACAATGAAGTTGTAGGAGTTGCCGTAACAGGAGCTGACTGTTGGGAAAACACGAAAGAAACAGAAAATTATGGGGTTATACCTATTCAAACAATTAATTATTTAATTAACAATGGTTTAAAAACTCAAAATAATTAA
- a CDS encoding metal-dependent transcriptional regulator has protein sequence MQEKYKLTSSLEDYLEAMYQIILEKQGVKAIDVSKRLNVKRSSVTEALKNLSSKGLVNYGRYEVISLTDEGKKAARRIIKKHNTLYDFFNHVLGLSPEESTDNACKMEHSISDKALSRLIDFMEFCKNKETQNPNFLSDFLKKSK, from the coding sequence ATGCAAGAAAAATATAAATTGACATCTAGTCTTGAAGATTATTTGGAAGCTATGTATCAAATAATTCTCGAAAAACAAGGCGTAAAAGCAATTGACGTATCAAAAAGATTGAATGTAAAGCGATCTTCTGTAACAGAAGCACTCAAAAACTTGTCCTCAAAAGGACTGGTGAATTATGGAAGATATGAGGTCATATCATTAACAGATGAAGGCAAAAAAGCAGCCCGAAGAATTATAAAAAAGCACAACACACTTTATGATTTTTTTAATCACGTGCTGGGTCTGTCACCCGAAGAATCTACAGATAATGCCTGCAAAATGGAACACTCAATCTCTGATAAAGCCTTATCAAGGTTAATCGACTTTATGGAATTTTGCAAGAATAAAGAAACCCAAAATCCAAACTTTTTATCCGATTTTCTTAAAAAAAGCAAATAA
- a CDS encoding cobalamin-dependent protein (Presence of a B(12) (cobalamin)-binding domain implies dependence on cobalamin itself, in one of its several forms, or in some unusual lineages, dependence on a cobalamin-like analog.), with translation MSKFKCILVHTPQLVKNIQDGHIASNVNYCAMGLYSLANELEKEGFNAEIIHLGIEKYLDKKFKLSKYVRDNDIKFVAFSLHWHPQSFDVIESIRILKEQNPNVFVMIGGFTASYFGREILDLFPFVDTVLKGEGEAPIKMLAKKVCLKEVDFSDIPNLFWRKNGSVVLNDKKFVASNEDLDSFEFFDIKKMRNYQSYAKVPFFLDYAFENALERLPMSSQGVCIGRGCEGNCTWCGGGADAMKCVTGRDFVSYRNVENILDEIKMLKKDCGIEVFRFAFDPQPKKREFLIRLLNRIAEEFSGTLKTSFTLNGLPDKVFLDAYSKAFSPDSILAISPEFASEDLRKFHKSFFYTNKELENILVYMEELKIKSELYFAILPCVDEVENVKSETYAKKLKEKYKYIDKYYIIPIIYEPAAPWTMNPEKYGVDFVPKKFIDYYNSSKNVENSFENIDAFLSN, from the coding sequence ATGTCAAAGTTTAAATGTATTTTGGTTCATACGCCACAATTAGTTAAAAATATTCAAGATGGACATATCGCTTCAAATGTTAATTACTGTGCGATGGGGCTTTATTCATTAGCAAATGAACTGGAAAAAGAGGGCTTTAATGCTGAAATAATTCATCTGGGTATTGAAAAATATTTGGATAAAAAGTTTAAATTGAGCAAGTATGTGCGTGATAACGATATAAAATTCGTTGCTTTTTCTTTGCATTGGCATCCGCAATCTTTTGATGTCATTGAAAGTATTCGTATATTAAAAGAGCAAAATCCGAATGTGTTTGTTATGATTGGTGGATTTACCGCTTCTTATTTCGGGAGAGAAATTCTTGATTTGTTTCCATTTGTGGATACTGTTCTCAAAGGAGAAGGTGAAGCCCCAATTAAAATGCTGGCGAAAAAAGTTTGTTTGAAAGAGGTGGATTTTTCAGATATCCCAAATCTGTTTTGGCGTAAAAATGGTAGTGTGGTTTTGAATGATAAAAAGTTCGTTGCAAGCAATGAGGATTTGGATTCTTTTGAGTTTTTTGATATAAAAAAAATGAGAAATTATCAAAGCTATGCTAAAGTGCCCTTCTTTTTGGATTACGCCTTTGAAAATGCACTTGAACGACTTCCTATGTCAAGTCAGGGCGTTTGTATCGGCAGAGGCTGTGAGGGCAATTGTACATGGTGTGGCGGTGGTGCTGATGCTATGAAATGCGTAACCGGTCGAGATTTCGTTTCTTATAGAAATGTAGAAAATATTTTAGACGAGATAAAAATGCTCAAAAAAGATTGTGGAATCGAGGTTTTTCGTTTTGCTTTTGACCCACAGCCTAAAAAAAGAGAATTTTTAATTAGATTGTTAAATAGAATTGCAGAGGAGTTCTCCGGTACTTTGAAAACTTCATTTACTTTAAACGGGCTTCCAGACAAGGTGTTTTTAGATGCTTATTCTAAAGCTTTTTCTCCCGATTCAATATTAGCAATCAGCCCTGAGTTTGCGAGTGAAGATTTAAGAAAATTTCACAAATCTTTCTTTTATACAAACAAGGAATTAGAAAATATTCTTGTTTATATGGAAGAATTAAAGATAAAATCCGAGTTGTATTTTGCTATTTTACCTTGTGTTGATGAGGTTGAAAATGTAAAATCTGAAACTTATGCAAAAAAACTCAAAGAAAAATATAAATATATTGATAAATATTATATTATCCCCATAATATATGAGCCTGCTGCACCTTGGACGATGAATCCTGAAAAATACGGGGTAGATTTCGTTCCGAAAAAGTTTATTGATTATTATAATTCTTCAAAAAATGTCGAAAATTCGTTTGAAAATATTGATGCGTTTTTATCTAATTGA
- a CDS encoding helix-turn-helix domain-containing protein, protein MIKELFIYPDGRMDTENAARYLGLSKKTLAQHRSDGGKGPPYIKRGRVFYFKDDLDAWLLEQGKFTSTSQANYIKRKGI, encoded by the coding sequence ATGATCAAAGAGTTATTTATTTACCCAGACGGAAGAATGGATACGGAAAATGCAGCACGGTATCTAGGATTATCAAAGAAAACTTTAGCACAACACCGCAGTGATGGAGGAAAAGGTCCTCCATATATCAAAAGAGGTCGGGTGTTTTATTTCAAAGATGATTTAGATGCGTGGCTATTAGAACAAGGTAAATTCACAAGTACATCTCAAGCAAATTACATAAAAAGAAAGGGAATCTAA
- a CDS encoding ImmA/IrrE family metallo-endopeptidase, with translation MLKEKFNGNRLKAARLYRAMTLDELSKQIDVSKQAISQYENCEIIPEPSKIFKIMTVLGFPKDYFLQEDKMITETKATYFRSLLGTNKKDRIAQIKKGEYIAILYDFLAESIKFPKFNIPNLEIKETNESIDYDALTLEIRMHWGLSQDPIQDLVYELEKSGIIITSLTSTSKSIDAYSQKLKTSTGEKYLIVLTTNKETKARRQFSCAHELAHIILHNWNEDLESMPKSEFSNIENQANKFAAAFLLPKEAFIKDISKSPLSLNTYIKLKLKWHTSIAAMMMRAKDLEIITPSQYQNMVRKYSYRGWRNGEPYDNDLLPSNPTVLKSATKKILEGKKWDGESFVRTFSQKYNVCLSKNEIEELLNLDQNTLSTECNDIINIENKIKNKF, from the coding sequence ATGTTAAAAGAAAAATTTAACGGCAATAGACTAAAAGCCGCTAGATTATATCGTGCCATGACTCTTGATGAATTGTCTAAGCAGATTGACGTATCCAAACAAGCAATATCACAATATGAAAATTGTGAAATAATACCAGAACCTAGCAAAATTTTTAAAATAATGACTGTTTTAGGCTTCCCTAAAGATTATTTTTTACAAGAAGACAAAATGATAACAGAAACTAAAGCAACTTATTTTAGGTCATTATTAGGTACAAATAAAAAAGATCGTATAGCGCAAATTAAAAAAGGTGAATATATTGCAATCTTGTATGATTTTCTAGCAGAAAGTATCAAGTTTCCCAAATTCAATATTCCAAACTTGGAAATCAAAGAAACCAATGAGTCAATAGATTATGATGCTTTGACACTTGAGATAAGAATGCATTGGGGGTTAAGTCAAGACCCTATACAAGATTTGGTTTATGAACTTGAAAAGTCTGGTATTATTATAACTAGTTTAACGTCAACAAGTAAAAGTATTGATGCTTATAGTCAAAAATTAAAAACAAGTACTGGAGAAAAATATTTAATTGTTCTTACAACAAATAAAGAAACAAAAGCTAGAAGACAGTTTAGTTGTGCACATGAATTGGCCCATATTATTTTACATAACTGGAATGAGGATCTGGAATCTATGCCAAAATCCGAATTTTCAAACATCGAAAATCAAGCTAATAAATTTGCTGCGGCTTTTTTACTTCCAAAAGAGGCTTTTATTAAGGACATATCCAAATCACCTTTATCCCTGAATACTTATATAAAACTGAAACTCAAATGGCACACATCAATAGCTGCAATGATGATGAGAGCTAAAGATTTAGAAATAATAACTCCCTCTCAATATCAAAATATGGTACGAAAATATTCTTATAGAGGATGGCGAAATGGAGAACCATATGACAATGATTTACTGCCTTCAAATCCTACCGTCCTCAAAAGTGCAACAAAAAAGATCTTAGAAGGTAAAAAATGGGATGGAGAAAGTTTTGTAAGAACTTTTTCTCAAAAATATAATGTCTGTTTGTCCAAAAATGAAATTGAAGAACTTTTAAATCTAGACCAAAATACATTAAGTACAGAATGTAATGATATTATAAATATTGAAAATAAAATTAAAAATAAATTTTAA